GGCGTCGAGGTCCTCGTAGGCGATGCCGTCGACCAGCACCGTGTTGACGTTTCCGGCATTCGTCTTGATCAGCGTGAGATCGTTGGCGGCGACGCCCTTGAGCGTGAAGAGGAAGTCCGCGGGCGGGATGCCGCCGGTGTCCAGCACGAACGCGTCACCGGCCGCGCCGACCAGGTTGTCGAGCTTGCCGAGGTCGGTGAGGACGCCGCGCGAGGTGGCCTGCTTGACGATGGCCTTGATGAGCTGCTGCTGGTGGCGCTGGCGGCCGTAGTCGCCGTCGCTGAGGCTCTTGCGGATGCGGGCGTAGTCGAGCGCCTCGGTGGCGTTCATCGTCCGGCAGCCCTTCCGGTGCACCAGCGGCGTGACGCCGGGCGGCAGCTGGATGCCGTAGTCCTCGGAGTACCAGCCCTGCACGAGTTTGCCGGCCGCGTCCACGCCGAGGTGCGCGGACTCGGCCTCCTCGTCGACGCACATGTCGACGCCGCCGAGCGCGTGGATCACGCTGGCGAAGCCGCCGAAGTCGATGATCGCGGCGCCGTTGAACCGGATGCCGGTGGCCTTGTTGATCGTCGTGGAGAGCAGCGTCATGCCGCTGGCGCGTTTCTCCGGTTCCGTCCCTTCGATCTGGTGTCCGTACGAGAAGGCGGAATTGACTTTGTACGAGCCACCCGCGAAATCGGCCTTCGGGTACGGCGGGATCTCCACCAGCCAGTCGCGCGGGATGGAGATCAGGTATGCCTGGTCGTGCGTCTCCGGGATGTGCAGGATGATGATCGTGTCGGACAGCACGGCGGTCTCCGAGGAGCCCTCCGGCCGGGCGTCGATGCCGACGAGCAGCAGGTTCACGGCACCATCGATGTTGTTGCCGGCCGCGCCGTCCTGCGCGTCCGCCGCGCCCTCCAGCAGCGAGCCGGGCGTGAGCGAGCCGGTCACCCGGTTGATCACCGTGTGCGCCGCGACCAGCGTGCCACCGCTCAGGACGACCAGCACCGCGCCGAATATGAGGAGCAGCCGCGCCCACAGCGGGTCCGTGCGAGCCATGTGCACACCTCATCCCCCGAAAAGCCGGAAGCCGCAACGCTAGTCATTTATGACCGCCGATGGCAAGGGTGTGACGTGCGTCGCTTTGCGGATCGAATTAGGCTCCTGACGACTTCCCGAGATGTCAACAGGGAACAGGAACATCACACTGACGGGGGGAGCACCGAGGATGGCATTCGGGCGAAAAATTCCGTTCTGGGCGCGAATCGTTCTCATCCTCGGC
This genomic window from Catenuloplanes niger contains:
- a CDS encoding LCP family protein yields the protein MARTDPLWARLLLIFGAVLVVLSGGTLVAAHTVINRVTGSLTPGSLLEGAADAQDGAAGNNIDGAVNLLLVGIDARPEGSSETAVLSDTIIILHIPETHDQAYLISIPRDWLVEIPPYPKADFAGGSYKVNSAFSYGHQIEGTEPEKRASGMTLLSTTINKATGIRFNGAAIIDFGGFASVIHALGGVDMCVDEEAESAHLGVDAAGKLVQGWYSEDYGIQLPPGVTPLVHRKGCRTMNATEALDYARIRKSLSDGDYGRQRHQQQLIKAIVKQATSRGVLTDLGKLDNLVGAAGDAFVLDTGGIPPADFLFTLKGVAANDLTLIKTNAGNVNTVLVDGIAYEDLDAKSLQMLAAAKSGTLGTFLIENPQFIARS